From a single Aquincola tertiaricarbonis genomic region:
- a CDS encoding ABC transporter substrate-binding protein: MPCTRRSFNTLAAAASLAALLPGRALSADKPLVLGFSQVGAESEWRTANTESIKSAAKDAGITLKFSDAQQKQENQIKAIRAFIAQKVDVIAFSPVVESGWETVLREAKAAKIPVVLTDRAVNAKDDSLYVTFIGSDFTEEGRKAGRWLVDKMKGNAGPINIVELQGTVGSAPAIDRKKGFEEIIAADPKFKIIRSQTGDFTRAKGKEVMEAFLKAEGKKINVLYAHNDDMAIGAIQAIEEAGMKPAQDITIISIDGVKGAFEAMIAGKLNVSVECSPLLGPQLMAIIKDIKAGKSVPKRIVTEEGIFPMEVAAKEFPKRKY, from the coding sequence ATGCCTTGCACCCGCCGATCCTTCAACACCCTGGCTGCCGCCGCTTCGCTGGCTGCACTGCTGCCGGGCCGGGCCCTCAGCGCCGACAAGCCGCTGGTGCTGGGCTTCAGCCAGGTGGGCGCCGAAAGCGAATGGCGCACCGCCAACACCGAGTCCATCAAGAGCGCCGCGAAGGACGCGGGCATCACGCTCAAGTTCTCCGACGCGCAGCAGAAGCAGGAGAACCAGATCAAGGCCATCCGCGCCTTCATCGCGCAGAAGGTGGACGTGATCGCCTTCTCGCCGGTGGTGGAGTCGGGCTGGGAAACGGTGCTGCGCGAAGCCAAGGCCGCCAAGATCCCGGTGGTGCTGACCGACCGCGCCGTCAATGCCAAGGACGACTCGCTCTACGTCACCTTCATCGGCTCGGACTTCACCGAAGAAGGCCGCAAGGCCGGCCGCTGGCTGGTGGACAAGATGAAAGGCAATGCCGGCCCCATCAACATCGTGGAGCTGCAGGGCACCGTGGGTTCGGCCCCGGCCATCGACCGCAAGAAGGGCTTCGAGGAAATCATCGCGGCCGACCCGAAGTTCAAGATCATCCGATCGCAGACCGGCGACTTCACCCGTGCCAAGGGCAAGGAGGTGATGGAAGCCTTCCTGAAGGCCGAGGGCAAGAAGATCAACGTGCTTTACGCGCACAACGACGACATGGCCATCGGCGCCATCCAGGCGATCGAAGAAGCGGGCATGAAGCCGGCGCAGGACATCACCATCATCTCCATCGACGGGGTGAAGGGCGCCTTCGAGGCCATGATCGCCGGCAAGCTGAACGTGAGCGTGGAATGCAGCCCGCTGCTGGGCCCGCAGCTGATGGCCATCATCAAGGACATCAAGGCCGGCAAGAGCGTGCCCAAGCGCATCGTCACCGAAGAAGGCATCTTCCCGATGGAGGTGGCGGCCAAGGAGTTTCCGAAGCGCAAGTACTGA